The following coding sequences lie in one Halorarum halophilum genomic window:
- the dapF gene encoding diaminopimelate epimerase, whose translation MTAVEFVKYHGTGNDFLVVDASAPVPDREAFAVAHCDRETGVEAGERRGADGVLFLDLDVDADPARVEMTLVQPDGSIAEMCGNGARCVASWAAERSGATEFVVETPAGDRRAVVRDDGVQVEMGRPSFAPADVPLAREEPLVEESVEGLTVTAVNTGVPHAVAFVDDVDAVDLPAIAPAVRHADVFPEGANVTLAEAVDAEEDDKGVRYRQRTFERGVEDETRACGTGAVAVLAAARRTGRTDGESAVVSPPGGDLRVTVPDDGSATLAGPTEREASGTLEVEP comes from the coding sequence ATGACCGCCGTCGAGTTCGTGAAGTACCACGGGACCGGGAACGACTTCCTCGTCGTCGACGCCAGCGCCCCAGTTCCCGACCGCGAGGCGTTCGCCGTCGCGCACTGCGACCGCGAGACTGGCGTCGAGGCGGGGGAACGGCGCGGCGCGGACGGGGTGTTGTTCCTCGACCTCGACGTCGACGCCGATCCGGCGAGGGTCGAGATGACGCTCGTCCAGCCGGACGGCTCCATCGCCGAGATGTGTGGGAACGGCGCCCGGTGCGTCGCCTCCTGGGCCGCGGAGCGGAGCGGGGCGACGGAGTTCGTCGTCGAAACGCCGGCGGGTGACCGCCGCGCGGTCGTCCGCGACGACGGGGTGCAGGTCGAGATGGGCCGGCCGTCGTTCGCGCCGGCGGACGTGCCGCTCGCGCGCGAGGAACCGCTCGTCGAGGAGTCGGTCGAGGGGCTGACCGTGACGGCGGTGAACACGGGCGTCCCGCACGCCGTAGCGTTCGTCGACGACGTGGACGCCGTCGATCTCCCGGCGATCGCCCCGGCGGTCCGTCACGCCGACGTCTTCCCGGAGGGCGCGAACGTCACCCTCGCGGAAGCGGTCGACGCCGAGGAGGACGATAAGGGAGTCCGCTACCGCCAGCGTACGTTCGAACGCGGCGTCGAGGACGAGACCCGCGCGTGCGGGACCGGCGCCGTGGCGGTCCTGGCGGCTGCCCGGCGAACCGGACGGACCGACGGCGAATCGGCCGTGGTGTCGCCGCCCGGCGGCGACCTCCGTGTGACCGTCCCCGACGACGGGTCGGCCACGCTCGCGGGACCCACCGAGCGCGAGGCGTCTGGAACGCTGGAGGTGGAGCCGTGA
- a CDS encoding M20 family metallopeptidase: MTDEFDPVEFLVAAVRVDSHESVEEMRELLVETLADAGEEPVVDDAGNVRAAKGRDDGPHLVLNTHIDTVPPGLPVEREGDVLRGRGACDAKGPLAALLAAFLAVEPSNGRLTLAITPDEETISTGAHALVTGEDALNADMFVVGEPTDCDVCTAARGRFEGTLALSGGAAHAAEPESGVNAVAALESALGAIRRFDDDRDPHPRLGAPTLVPTGVGGGEASNQVPAEARLTLDRRSVPPETAEGFRAELTSSVREVVPRDVGVEFSLTDRPTPFLEAFDTDAEHELVGALATAASSVGEAGDGEVRPFGAATEASYFAPAPTVVFGPGHLADDEGAVAHSEREYVRSSRVRTAAEAVTRAVDGLVG; this comes from the coding sequence GTGACCGACGAGTTCGACCCCGTCGAGTTCCTAGTGGCGGCGGTCCGGGTCGACTCGCACGAGTCGGTCGAGGAGATGCGGGAACTCCTTGTCGAGACGCTGGCGGACGCGGGCGAGGAACCGGTCGTCGACGACGCCGGCAACGTCCGCGCCGCGAAAGGACGGGACGACGGGCCCCACCTCGTACTGAACACGCACATCGACACCGTCCCGCCGGGACTCCCCGTCGAGCGAGAGGGGGACGTCCTCAGAGGGCGTGGCGCGTGTGACGCGAAGGGACCGCTGGCAGCGCTGCTGGCGGCATTTCTGGCAGTCGAACCCTCGAACGGGCGGCTCACGCTCGCGATCACCCCCGACGAGGAGACGATCTCGACCGGTGCGCACGCGCTGGTGACCGGCGAAGACGCGCTGAACGCGGACATGTTCGTCGTCGGCGAGCCAACCGACTGCGACGTCTGTACTGCCGCGCGCGGCCGGTTCGAGGGAACCCTGGCGCTCTCGGGAGGCGCGGCGCACGCGGCGGAGCCCGAGTCGGGGGTCAACGCGGTAGCCGCGCTGGAGTCCGCGCTCGGGGCGATCCGACGGTTCGACGACGACCGCGACCCCCATCCGCGACTCGGTGCGCCGACGCTGGTCCCGACCGGCGTAGGTGGCGGCGAGGCGTCGAACCAGGTGCCCGCCGAGGCGCGACTCACCCTCGACCGCCGGTCCGTGCCGCCGGAGACGGCCGAGGGGTTTCGCGCCGAACTGACGTCGTCGGTGCGGGAGGTCGTCCCCCGGGACGTCGGCGTCGAGTTCTCGCTGACCGATCGCCCGACGCCGTTCCTCGAGGCGTTCGACACCGACGCGGAGCACGAACTGGTCGGCGCGCTCGCGACCGCCGCGAGCAGCGTCGGCGAGGCGGGTGACGGCGAGGTTCGGCCCTTCGGGGCCGCCACGGAGGCGTCGTACTTCGCGCCGGCGCCGACGGTCGTGTTCGGGCCCGGCCACCTCGCCGACGACGAGGGGGCCGTCGCCCACTCGGAACGCGAATACGTCCGGTCGAGCCGCGTTCGAACGGCGGCCGAGGCGGTGACTCGCGCCGTGGACGGACTGGTTGGGTGA
- a CDS encoding NRDE family protein — protein sequence MCTLTLAWDVFPEAPVLVAANRDESIDRPSEPPGQLEPGVVGPRDAQAGGTWIGYNEDGVFVGITNRWVEGLPAGRSRGLLVRDCLREPSADEAASLVEESCATHDYDGFNLVLADGDTALLLEWGGTLRVTELGEGVHVVGNVGFDGTYYEPPGRVEIAEQQARNARRLADHLGPFPDETPEEWLERAGDALGNHQFGVCVHEDGYGTRSSSLVLLGADGSRRYDFADGPPCRTPYETVIETQAAGGDEGQS from the coding sequence ATGTGTACGCTCACCCTCGCCTGGGACGTCTTCCCCGAGGCGCCGGTCCTCGTCGCCGCGAACCGCGACGAGTCGATCGACCGGCCGTCCGAACCGCCCGGCCAACTGGAACCGGGCGTCGTCGGCCCGCGGGACGCGCAGGCCGGCGGGACGTGGATCGGATACAACGAGGACGGGGTGTTCGTCGGCATCACCAACCGATGGGTCGAGGGGTTGCCCGCGGGGCGCTCGCGGGGGCTCCTCGTGCGCGACTGCCTCCGGGAGCCGTCCGCTGACGAGGCGGCGAGCCTCGTCGAGGAGTCGTGTGCGACCCACGACTACGACGGCTTCAACCTCGTGCTCGCGGACGGGGACACCGCCCTGTTGCTCGAGTGGGGCGGCACGCTCCGAGTCACCGAACTCGGGGAGGGCGTGCACGTCGTCGGCAACGTCGGGTTCGACGGGACGTACTACGAACCGCCGGGTCGCGTCGAGATCGCTGAGCAGCAGGCCCGCAACGCCCGCAGGCTCGCCGACCACCTCGGTCCGTTTCCCGACGAGACGCCCGAGGAGTGGCTCGAACGCGCCGGCGATGCGCTCGGAAACCACCAGTTCGGTGTCTGCGTCCACGAGGACGGCTACGGCACGCGCTCGTCGTCGCTGGTGCTGCTGGGTGCCGACGGGAGCCGACGGTACGACTTCGCCGACGGACCGCCGTGCCGGACGCCGTACGAGACCGTGATCGAGACCCAGGCTGCCGGCGGGGACGAAGGCCAAAGTTAA
- a CDS encoding helix-turn-helix transcriptional regulator produces MSAAEAEADLSDDERAGLELVRETGGVHQSDFWKELDVSSRKGSRIAEKLADLELINREDAVYNGHNTYYLEPTAADLDFSLLMAGDLLSPFIGEEEIDPNSDAFTQWLMNLAYEEY; encoded by the coding sequence ATGAGCGCCGCCGAGGCCGAAGCCGACCTCTCCGACGACGAACGCGCAGGGCTCGAACTCGTCCGTGAGACGGGCGGAGTCCACCAGAGCGACTTCTGGAAGGAGCTCGACGTCTCCTCCCGCAAGGGGAGCCGCATCGCCGAGAAACTCGCCGATCTGGAGCTCATCAACCGCGAGGACGCGGTGTACAACGGGCACAACACCTACTACCTCGAGCCGACCGCCGCCGATCTCGACTTCTCGCTGCTGATGGCCGGCGACCTGCTCTCGCCGTTCATCGGCGAGGAGGAGATCGACCCCAACAGTGACGCGTTCACGCAGTGGTTGATGAACCTCGCGTACGAGGAGTACTGA
- the purB gene encoding adenylosuccinate lyase encodes MDIPREDPLAAVSPLDGRYAGRTAPLVPYASEAGLIRARVRVEVEYLLALAEEPGVGLTLSDDEADALRDILAEFDAEDARLVKRLETEGAAGYSATNHDVKAVEYFVRTETPERVHPWIHFGLTSEDVNNLAHRLLVKPAVEEVIVPALREVRDDLTEMAREHRDVPMLARTHGQPATPTTFGKEMAVYAARLGRALGRIDAATDDLSGKLAGASGTYAAHRAAYPDVDWRSFSREFVAGLGLEHTPLATQVNPCDDLAALFDALRGANNVLLDLDRDVWLYVSDRYLGQEAAAGETGSSTMPHKVNPIDFENSEGNLSKANSDLTFLGDYVTTSRLQRDLSDSTVKRNVGAALAHCLIGYTKTSAGLDKVAPNERVMREELEANPEVVGEAVQTILRREGDTGAYERVKELTRGSRTTLDDFRALFDDLDVDDATREELRALTPATYTGYADELVGELDEET; translated from the coding sequence ATGGACATCCCCCGCGAGGACCCGCTGGCGGCCGTCTCGCCGCTCGACGGACGGTACGCCGGGCGGACCGCGCCGCTGGTCCCGTACGCGAGCGAGGCCGGGCTGATCCGCGCCCGCGTCCGCGTCGAGGTCGAGTACCTGCTCGCGCTCGCCGAGGAACCCGGTGTCGGCCTGACGCTCTCGGACGACGAAGCCGACGCGCTTCGCGATATCCTCGCGGAGTTCGACGCTGAGGACGCCCGTCTCGTGAAGCGGCTGGAGACGGAGGGCGCGGCAGGCTACTCAGCCACGAACCACGACGTGAAGGCCGTCGAGTACTTCGTTCGCACCGAGACGCCCGAGCGCGTCCACCCGTGGATCCACTTCGGCCTGACCAGCGAGGACGTTAACAACCTCGCCCACCGCCTCCTCGTGAAGCCCGCCGTCGAGGAGGTCATCGTTCCCGCGCTACGAGAGGTGCGCGACGACCTGACCGAGATGGCCAGGGAGCACCGCGACGTGCCGATGCTCGCCCGGACGCACGGTCAGCCCGCGACACCAACGACGTTCGGGAAGGAGATGGCCGTCTACGCCGCCAGACTCGGGCGGGCACTCGGCCGAATCGACGCCGCGACGGACGACCTCTCCGGGAAACTCGCCGGCGCCTCCGGCACCTACGCCGCCCACCGCGCCGCCTACCCAGACGTCGACTGGCGCTCGTTCTCCAGGGAGTTCGTCGCCGGACTCGGCCTCGAACACACCCCGCTCGCGACCCAGGTGAACCCCTGCGACGACCTCGCGGCGCTGTTCGACGCGCTCCGCGGGGCCAACAACGTCCTCCTCGACCTCGATCGCGACGTCTGGCTCTACGTCTCGGACCGCTACCTCGGTCAGGAGGCCGCCGCCGGCGAAACCGGGTCGTCGACGATGCCCCACAAGGTGAACCCCATCGACTTCGAGAACTCCGAGGGGAACCTCTCCAAGGCGAACTCGGACCTCACGTTCCTGGGGGACTACGTCACGACCTCCCGGCTCCAGCGGGACCTCTCAGATTCGACCGTGAAGCGGAACGTCGGCGCCGCGCTCGCGCATTGCCTGATCGGCTACACCAAGACGAGCGCCGGCCTCGACAAGGTCGCCCCCAACGAGCGGGTCATGCGCGAGGAACTGGAGGCGAACCCCGAGGTCGTCGGCGAGGCCGTGCAGACGATCCTCCGGCGCGAGGGCGACACCGGGGCGTACGAGCGCGTGAAGGAACTCACCCGGGGGAGCAGGACCACCCTCGACGACTTCCGCGCACTCTTCGACGACCTCGACGTGGACGACGCGACCCGGGAGGAGCTACGCGCGCTCACGCCGGCCACCTACACCGGCTACGCCGACGAACTCGTCGGCGAACTCGACGAGGAGACCTGA
- the purH gene encoding bifunctional phosphoribosylaminoimidazolecarboxamide formyltransferase/IMP cyclohydrolase, giving the protein MKIAGMASNRGRNIRNIADRAPGGAELSVVLTNDADAPVLDAADERGIATEVVERDAEESRESHERRVLDALEGYEFDLVCLDGYMRVLTAEFLDAVPTTTLNVHPSLLPSFPGRDAHEQVLEAGVRTTGCTVHVVTEAVDAGPIVTQEPVPVYEGDDVDDLKERVLYEAEFAAYPRAIKWFAEGRVAVDDEERTVTVDGDDGGDFPARRLAGDDRVRELRYGENPHQDAALYADTTCEEANVVAADQLNEGAKALSYNNYNDADGALNLIKEFDEPAAAVIKHTNPAGCATADTLADAYADALATDPKSAFGGIVALNRECDASTAEQVVDSFKEVVVAPGYTDDALDVLTGKKNLRVLDVGDLGEVTETHTEKPLVGGRLIQERDRQSPTREDLEFVTEREPTDDEVETMLFAWRVLKHVKSNGILFATGTETVGVGMGQVSRVDAVTLAAMKAEKDAEGKSAEGAVMASDAFFPFPDGIEEAADAGIEAVVQPGGSVNDEDVIEAADEHGMAMAFTGSRSFRHD; this is encoded by the coding sequence ATGAAGATTGCCGGCATGGCGAGCAATCGCGGGCGGAACATCCGGAACATCGCGGACAGGGCGCCCGGCGGCGCCGAGCTCTCGGTCGTGCTGACGAACGACGCCGACGCGCCCGTGCTCGACGCGGCCGACGAGCGCGGGATCGCCACCGAGGTCGTCGAGCGCGACGCCGAGGAGTCCCGGGAGTCGCACGAGCGACGGGTGCTCGACGCGCTGGAGGGGTACGAGTTCGACCTCGTCTGCCTGGACGGCTACATGCGCGTGCTCACGGCCGAGTTCCTCGACGCCGTGCCGACGACGACGCTGAACGTCCACCCGTCGCTGCTCCCGTCGTTCCCCGGAAGGGATGCCCACGAGCAGGTGCTCGAGGCCGGCGTCCGCACGACCGGCTGCACGGTCCACGTCGTCACCGAGGCCGTCGACGCCGGTCCGATCGTGACCCAGGAACCGGTTCCGGTGTACGAGGGCGACGACGTCGACGACCTGAAGGAGCGCGTGCTGTACGAGGCGGAGTTCGCCGCGTACCCCCGCGCGATCAAGTGGTTCGCGGAGGGTCGCGTTGCGGTGGACGACGAGGAGCGGACAGTCACCGTGGACGGCGACGACGGCGGCGATTTCCCCGCCCGCAGGCTCGCGGGCGATGACCGCGTTCGGGAGCTCCGTTACGGGGAGAACCCCCATCAGGACGCCGCGCTGTACGCCGACACCACTTGCGAGGAGGCGAACGTCGTCGCGGCGGACCAGCTGAACGAGGGGGCGAAGGCGCTCTCGTACAACAACTACAACGACGCCGACGGCGCGCTGAACCTCATCAAGGAGTTCGACGAGCCGGCGGCTGCGGTCATCAAGCACACCAACCCGGCCGGCTGTGCGACCGCGGACACGCTCGCCGATGCCTACGCCGACGCGCTCGCGACCGACCCGAAGTCCGCGTTCGGCGGCATCGTCGCGCTCAATCGCGAGTGCGACGCGTCCACCGCGGAGCAGGTGGTCGACTCGTTCAAGGAGGTCGTCGTCGCCCCCGGCTACACGGACGACGCGCTCGACGTGCTCACCGGGAAGAAGAACCTCCGCGTGCTCGACGTCGGCGACCTCGGGGAGGTCACGGAGACGCACACCGAGAAGCCCCTCGTCGGGGGTCGGCTGATCCAGGAGCGCGACCGCCAGTCGCCGACCCGCGAGGACCTGGAGTTCGTCACTGAGCGCGAGCCGACCGACGACGAGGTGGAGACAATGCTGTTCGCGTGGCGGGTCCTGAAGCACGTCAAGTCGAACGGCATCCTCTTCGCGACCGGCACCGAGACCGTCGGCGTCGGCATGGGGCAGGTGTCCCGCGTCGACGCGGTCACGCTCGCGGCGATGAAGGCCGAAAAGGACGCGGAGGGCAAGTCCGCCGAGGGCGCCGTGATGGCCTCGGACGCGTTCTTCCCGTTCCCGGACGGCATCGAGGAGGCGGCCGACGCGGGCATCGAGGCGGTCGTCCAGCCCGGCGGCTCCGTCAACGACGAGGACGTGATCGAGGCAGCCGACGAGCACGGCATGGCGATGGCGTTCACCGGCTCGCGGTCGTTCCGCCACGACTGA
- a CDS encoding helix-turn-helix transcriptional regulator, with protein MESALETIEFLALSSNRVEVLELLAVGRRTRTELARETGASQATLGRILGDFEDLSWIRQEDGEYVATATGRLVASGFTDLLGIVETERKLRDIVRYLPTHAMDFDLGRLADATVTVPSGTRPNAPVQRVVDLLRDADDVRVFSHAFNEQSLTAVQERVTGPDRTFRGVFSRNAIDALADDSGLRRRLERLLESDGAGMRIHEEGVPLAVTIADDVVHLLLRDENGVLQASVDTDDPAVYSWAHDTFDHYWRTASPIDPDEFSS; from the coding sequence ATGGAATCGGCGCTGGAGACGATCGAGTTCCTCGCGCTCTCGTCGAACCGGGTCGAGGTGCTCGAACTCCTCGCTGTGGGCCGGCGGACGCGGACGGAGCTCGCCCGGGAGACCGGCGCCTCGCAGGCGACGCTCGGCCGGATCCTCGGCGACTTCGAGGACCTCTCGTGGATCAGGCAGGAGGACGGCGAGTACGTGGCGACGGCGACGGGACGGCTCGTCGCGTCGGGCTTTACCGACCTGCTGGGGATCGTCGAGACCGAGCGGAAGCTCCGCGACATCGTCCGGTACCTGCCGACGCACGCGATGGACTTCGACCTCGGCCGCCTCGCGGACGCCACCGTGACCGTCCCCAGCGGGACGAGGCCGAACGCGCCGGTACAGCGGGTCGTCGACCTCCTCCGCGACGCGGACGACGTCCGAGTGTTCTCCCACGCGTTCAACGAGCAGAGCCTCACCGCCGTCCAGGAGCGGGTAACCGGCCCCGACCGGACGTTCAGGGGCGTCTTCTCGCGGAACGCCATCGACGCGCTCGCCGACGACTCCGGGTTGCGGCGACGGCTGGAACGGCTCCTCGAGTCCGACGGCGCGGGGATGCGGATCCACGAGGAGGGGGTCCCCCTCGCGGTGACGATCGCGGACGACGTGGTCCACCTGCTGTTACGCGACGAGAACGGGGTGCTGCAGGCGTCCGTGGACACCGACGACCCGGCCGTCTACTCCTGGGCGCACGACACGTTCGATCACTACTGGCGGACAGCGTCGCCGATCGATCCCGACGAGTTCTCGTCCTGA
- a CDS encoding DMT family transporter, which produces MIDRRSLAFIAVTAVLFGGTFVAAKAGLDYFPPLLFVAFRFDVAAVVLAGYALLTTSREDLLPRTRGDAAGILATGLLVIGAANALLFVGQQYATSAVGSIVFSLNPILTPVFAAVALSDERLSARGSAGMLLGLLGVGLVVSPDPANLLGGGVVGKALLFAGATCGALGSVLIRRADGTLSSTVRTAWGLPFGALLCHLLSLSAGESAAAITWAPEAIVALGYVGVFAGAVAYITYFSLIDEAGAIRANLVFYVVPVVATLGGWALLGESISPLAIAGFLTIFAGFAVLGSESIDARSVLPTLRTDRAEPDGRLGDRGELRGHESD; this is translated from the coding sequence GTGATCGACCGGCGCTCGCTCGCCTTCATTGCGGTCACCGCCGTCCTCTTCGGCGGCACGTTCGTCGCCGCGAAGGCCGGGCTCGACTACTTCCCTCCGCTGCTGTTCGTCGCGTTCAGGTTCGACGTCGCGGCCGTCGTGCTGGCGGGCTACGCCCTCCTCACGACGTCGCGGGAGGACCTGCTCCCGCGGACGCGTGGCGACGCGGCCGGGATCCTCGCGACCGGGCTCCTCGTCATCGGCGCGGCCAACGCGTTGCTGTTCGTGGGCCAGCAGTACGCCACCAGCGCCGTTGGATCGATCGTCTTCAGCCTCAACCCCATCCTGACGCCGGTGTTCGCGGCGGTCGCCCTGTCGGACGAACGCCTCTCCGCGCGCGGGTCGGCCGGGATGCTCCTCGGCCTCCTGGGCGTCGGTCTCGTCGTCAGCCCCGACCCCGCCAACCTCCTCGGCGGCGGAGTGGTGGGCAAGGCGTTGCTGTTCGCGGGGGCGACGTGCGGGGCGCTCGGGAGCGTGCTCATCCGACGGGCCGACGGGACCCTGTCGAGCACGGTTCGAACCGCCTGGGGGCTCCCGTTCGGGGCGCTCCTGTGTCACCTCCTCTCGCTGTCCGCCGGCGAGTCGGCCGCTGCCATCACGTGGGCTCCCGAGGCGATCGTCGCGCTCGGGTATGTCGGGGTGTTCGCCGGCGCCGTCGCGTACATCACGTACTTCTCGCTCATCGACGAGGCCGGCGCCATCCGGGCGAACCTTGTCTTCTACGTCGTGCCGGTCGTCGCGACGCTGGGCGGGTGGGCGCTGCTCGGGGAGTCGATCTCCCCGCTCGCGATCGCCGGCTTCCTGACCATCTTCGCCGGGTTCGCGGTGCTCGGGAGCGAGTCGATCGACGCCCGGTCTGTCCTCCCGACGCTGCGCACCGACCGCGCGGAACCGGACGGACGACTTGGCGACCGCGGCGAACTGCGCGGTCACGAGTCGGACTGA
- the folP gene encoding dihydropteroate synthase, translating to MEYYEAANFLFDLRRFQVKPGTESVRDLLAHLGDPHEDVDFVQVAGSNGKGSVARMVESVLRADGRTVGLYTSPHFEDLRERIRVDGRKVPRREVTAFVEEAKPWLIERAADGEPLTFFEVVTALAVWRFGRADVDVAVLEVGMGGELDATSVVDPVAACVTNVALEHTSVLGDTVEEIAETKAKVAPADAPLVTATDGVALETVREVAGDVVTVGDQGSDADVTAEYGGAVSHQESRVSLAGDDWAVDSRIPLLGAYQAANAGVAAALVRQLGVTDGGTLGRGLRNAHWPGRFEVMETGPFVVLDGAHNPGACATLSATLAELDFEALHLVFGAMHDKDHDEMVEALPDPDTVRTCAPTLDRAEDPEVLAEVFRRRTDAAVTADSSVPDALRAARESADPGDCVLLTGSLFCVAEARTEWTRTGIRKDVESAAEARSVLREANVTEAGVERMGGKAVHRVVETRVSARQAEYLKQELLALGGECATPGLDSDGELHDVVLMGTDRQFRSLARALDDQGIGLPAVGEHVRDWLEFDEESASRGYPWEDGTAVMGVLNVTPDSFHDGGEFFDPADALARAERLVEAGADIVDVGGESTRPGAETVPVDEEIDRIVPVIEAVADADALVSVDTRKAAVAEAALDAGADVLNDVTGLEDPEMRFLAAERDVPVIVMHSIDAPVDPTTEVEYDDVVEDVIDQLSERVLLAEKAGIPRENVIVDPGIGFGKSRRENFEILGRVDEFHALGCPVLVGHSHKSMFELVGGEAGDAGAETVAGTALAAANGADIVRVHDVEENVRAVRIAEAVSDPDGFDTPDGSDGSPRSEGPEP from the coding sequence ATGGAGTACTACGAGGCGGCGAACTTCCTCTTCGACCTCCGCCGCTTCCAGGTCAAGCCGGGCACCGAGTCGGTGCGAGACCTGCTGGCGCACCTCGGTGATCCGCACGAGGACGTGGACTTCGTGCAGGTCGCGGGGTCGAACGGGAAGGGGAGCGTCGCGCGGATGGTCGAGTCCGTCCTCCGCGCGGACGGGCGGACCGTCGGCCTCTACACGTCACCGCACTTCGAGGACCTCCGCGAGCGGATCCGGGTCGACGGCCGGAAGGTCCCGCGACGCGAGGTCACGGCGTTCGTCGAGGAGGCGAAGCCGTGGCTGATCGAGCGCGCGGCCGACGGCGAGCCGCTGACGTTCTTCGAGGTCGTCACCGCGCTGGCAGTCTGGCGGTTCGGCCGCGCCGACGTCGACGTGGCGGTGCTGGAGGTCGGGATGGGCGGGGAACTCGACGCGACGAGCGTCGTCGACCCGGTCGCCGCGTGCGTGACGAACGTCGCGCTCGAACACACGAGCGTCCTCGGGGACACGGTCGAGGAGATCGCCGAGACGAAGGCGAAGGTGGCGCCGGCCGACGCGCCGCTCGTCACCGCCACGGACGGGGTCGCCCTCGAGACGGTCCGCGAGGTGGCCGGCGACGTGGTGACCGTCGGGGACCAGGGTAGCGACGCGGACGTGACCGCCGAGTACGGCGGCGCGGTGAGCCACCAGGAGTCGCGCGTGTCGCTCGCAGGCGACGACTGGGCTGTCGACTCCCGGATTCCGCTGCTCGGCGCCTACCAGGCTGCCAACGCCGGGGTCGCCGCCGCGCTCGTCCGACAACTCGGCGTCACCGACGGGGGGACCCTCGGTCGGGGGCTCCGGAACGCCCACTGGCCGGGCCGCTTCGAGGTGATGGAGACCGGCCCATTCGTCGTCCTCGACGGCGCGCACAACCCCGGTGCGTGTGCGACGCTCTCGGCCACGCTGGCCGAACTCGACTTCGAGGCGCTCCACCTCGTCTTCGGCGCCATGCACGACAAGGACCACGACGAGATGGTCGAGGCCCTCCCCGATCCCGACACCGTCCGGACGTGCGCCCCGACGCTCGACAGGGCCGAGGACCCCGAGGTCCTCGCGGAGGTGTTCCGACGCAGGACCGACGCCGCGGTGACGGCCGACTCGTCGGTCCCGGACGCGCTTCGGGCCGCCAGGGAATCGGCCGACCCGGGCGACTGCGTGCTCCTCACCGGCTCGCTGTTCTGCGTCGCGGAAGCGCGCACGGAGTGGACCCGGACCGGGATCCGGAAGGACGTGGAGTCGGCGGCGGAGGCCCGCTCGGTGCTCCGCGAGGCGAACGTCACGGAGGCCGGCGTCGAGCGGATGGGCGGGAAGGCAGTTCACCGCGTCGTCGAGACTCGCGTATCGGCGCGCCAAGCGGAGTACCTCAAACAGGAGCTGCTCGCGCTCGGCGGGGAGTGCGCCACTCCTGGGCTCGACAGCGACGGGGAACTCCACGACGTGGTGTTGATGGGCACCGATCGACAGTTCCGCTCGCTCGCCCGCGCGCTGGACGACCAGGGGATAGGGTTGCCGGCGGTCGGCGAACACGTCCGCGACTGGCTCGAGTTCGACGAGGAGTCCGCCTCGCGGGGGTATCCCTGGGAGGACGGCACGGCGGTGATGGGCGTCCTGAACGTCACGCCCGACTCCTTCCACGACGGCGGGGAGTTCTTCGATCCCGCGGACGCGCTGGCCCGCGCGGAACGGCTCGTCGAGGCCGGCGCGGACATCGTCGACGTCGGCGGGGAGAGCACGCGTCCGGGCGCCGAGACCGTGCCCGTCGACGAGGAAATCGACCGCATCGTCCCGGTCATCGAGGCCGTCGCGGACGCCGACGCGCTCGTCTCGGTCGACACGCGGAAGGCGGCGGTCGCGGAGGCCGCGCTCGACGCGGGGGCGGACGTCCTCAACGACGTGACCGGGCTGGAGGACCCGGAGATGCGCTTCCTCGCTGCCGAGCGCGACGTGCCCGTCATCGTGATGCACAGCATCGACGCGCCGGTCGACCCGACCACCGAGGTGGAGTACGACGACGTGGTCGAGGACGTGATCGACCAGCTCAGCGAGCGCGTCCTGCTCGCGGAGAAGGCGGGCATCCCGCGAGAGAACGTGATCGTCGACCCCGGGATCGGCTTCGGGAAGTCGAGGCGGGAGAACTTCGAGATCCTCGGGCGGGTCGACGAGTTCCACGCGCTCGGCTGCCCGGTGCTCGTCGGCCACTCGCACAAGTCGATGTTCGAATTGGTCGGCGGTGAGGCGGGCGACGCGGGTGCCGAGACGGTGGCGGGGACCGCGCTCGCGGCGGCCAACGGCGCCGACATCGTCCGGGTGCACGACGTCGAGGAGAACGTCCGAGCAGTTCGGATCGCGGAGGCCGTGAGCGACCCGGATGGGTTCGACACGCCCGACGGATCCGACGGGTCTCCCCGCTCCGAGGGGCCGGAGCCGTGA